TCATCGTGCGCGCGAAGAGCCATGATCTTCAGCACCACAATCAGCAGCGCCAGCCCCATCGTCAATTGCGGGAAGAGATAGTGATAGGTGATCGTGAAGGCGAAGTGAATCCGATGAAGCGTCAACGCGTCCATCCAACATCTCCTGACTACGAGTATGCGCTGTGGGCGAACTAAAGTCTCAGATCTGTCGTGATTTAGGATCGATAACCGGCTGGAAAGGCGCCTCTTGTTCTAACATCGGACAAAAGGCGCCTTCATGACGCTCTGCTTGGCATCAAGTCTTGTTAAGGCCTGATTGTGGGTGATTGCAAGTCAGGATCGAACATTATTTTCTGTGCTCATCGGCAGGCGGAACAGGCGCGGCCGCGATTGAGCCTGCCTGCAGCTTCACCAGTTCGGGCCTGGGAAACTTGCTTGGGCCGAGGACCGCAATCTTGGGGACTGGCCCGCGGGCCATAGCGACCTCATCGCACGCGTACAGCCGAGGGCAGGTCTGGCAGTCTTTGTAGATCTTGTCGGGCAGCGTTGTCCGATCGACGACGCGAAAGCCGAAATGGAAGAAGAAGTCCGGGATGCGTGTGAAGAGGCAGACGCAGGTGACACCCTGCTCCTCGGCTTCCTCGATCAGCGCACGCAGCACCCTACCGCCCGCTCCCTGTCCCTTGGCTTCGGGCTTGACGACGATGGAGCGAACTTCGGCTAGGTGCGGTCCATACAGATGCAGCGCGCCGCAACCCAGAAAGACGCCGCTCTCACTCTCTGCGATGGTAAAGTCACGGACGTTCTCGCATATCTCAGCGTAGCTCCGGCGCAGCAGCGTACCGTCGCTTGAGAGCGAGTTGACCAGCTCGAAGATGTTCACCGCATCAGGCAGCCTAGCCTTGCGAACCGTGGCCCCGCCCACACGCGGCCGCGAGGATGAGGTCGATTCGCTTACAGGCATCAGGGAAGAGTTAGACACTGACAGTACGCTCCACCGGTAGTTTCGCAGACTTTTTAGATGCAAGCACGGCTGCGTCGGACACAACGCGTCGGGAGGCATCTTCGATGGCACTCTTGACGCGACTGCGCGCCGTGCCGCCGATAACGTCGTGGCAGTCCAGCGTGGCTTCCAACGTAACGGCGTCGAAGAAGTCCGCTTCGAACTCATCGCCGAAGCCGCGCAGCTCATCGAGCGTCAGTTCGTTGAGTTCGCGGCCAGACTCAAGCCCCAGACGCACGGCCTGGCCGATCTTCTCGTGCGCCTTGCGGAAGGGAACTCCCTTGTGCGTCAGGTAAGTGGCGGCAGCCATGGCGTTCAGGTAGCCCTTCTGAGCGGCAGCGTTCATCGCGTCGAGGCGGAAGCGCAGAGCCTGCGTAAAGTCGGGCAGAACCGCGAGGATGCCGCTGATCGTATCGGCGGCGTCGAAAACCGGTTCCTGGCCCTCCTGTAGGTCCTTGTTGTAGGCAAGCGGGAGTCCCTTGAGGATCGTGGCCAGCGTGATCGCTGTGCCCTGCAGACGACCCGATTTGCCGCGGATCAACTCCGTCAAATCGGGGTTCTTCTTCTGCGGCATGGCGCTCGAGCCCGTCGAGAAGCGCTCGGGCAGATCGAGGAAGCCGAACTCTGCCGTCGAGTGGAGCGTCAGCTCTTCGGCGAAGCGCGAGATGTGCAGTCCGAGCGTCGCCAGTGCCTGGGTAAACTCGATGGCGAAGTCGCGATCGCTGGTCGCGTCCATGCTGTTTGGCGTGGGCGCTTCGAAGCTGAGGGCCTCAGCCGCAATATTGCGATCAAGAGCCAGCGTCGCTCCGGCAATCGCTCCTGAGCCGAGCGGGCAGAGATTCATGCGCTTGCGGCAATCCAGCAGGCGGCTGAAGTCTCGCTCGAGCATTGAAACGTACGCCAGTAGCCAGTGCGCGACCAGCACCGGCTCGGCCCGTTGCAGATGCGTGTAGGAAGGCATCACAGAATTGTCCGCAACGCGCGCTTGCTCGATCAGCGCCTTGCGCCATTCGATCAAGCCGCCAAGCGTTTCGTCGATGGCGTCGCGCACAAAGAGGCGCATGTCGGTCGCAATCTGCTCGTTGCGGCTGCGTCCAGTGTGCAGCTTCAGAGCGAGATCGCCGATGAGCTTCGTGAGCGTGAGCTCGACGAAGTGGTGGATATCTTCGGCCTGTGGGTTGAGAGCCACAATAGCGGCGTCAGTAGAGAGAGCCTCGCCGGCAGTGGACCTTGCTGCCTCTGTCGCAGATGGAATCACTCTGTCGAGGCCGTCGAGCATCGCAGCAAGCTCGGCGTCACTCAGGATGCCCGCCGCGGCGATCATGCGCGCGTGCGCCTTCGAGGCGGCTACCTCCTGGGGGAGGAGCCGCACATCGAAGGGAAACGAACGCTGCCAGGCCTCAAAGCGAGGGTCGAGCGGTTCGCGGAACCGCCCGGACCACATCTTGCTCACTTGGCAAGCTCCTTGTGCTTCGCCTTCTGCCCAAGCACCTGGGCGCGGACGCGCGCGGGGAGGCCGAGGATTTTGATGAAGCCCTCGGCGTCCTTCTGGTCGTAGCTCGCGCCCATCGTGAAGGACGAGAGGTCGGCCGAGTATAGCGAGACGTCGCTCGTGCGGCTGACAACGGAGATGTTGCCTTTGTAGAGAGCCAGCTTCACCGAGCCAGTGACGTTCTCTTCTGTCTTGGCGAAGAACGCGTCGAGAGCGTCGCGGAGCGGCGTGAACCAGAGACCGAAGTAAACAAGCTCGGCGTACTTGAGGGCGAGGGACTCCTTGAAGTGCTCCGTCTCGCGGTCGAGTGTCAATGCCTCGAGCTGGCGCAGCGCCTCGAGGATGAGCGTGCCGCCCGGAGTCTCATACGCTCCGCGCGACTTCATGCCGACGAAGCGGTTCTCAACGATGTCGATGCGGCCAATCGCGTTGCGTCCGCCGATCTCGTTGAGCAGTTCGACAAGCTGCACCGGGGGCAGCTTCTGGCCATCGACCGAGACCGGAACTCCCGCCTCGAAGCCGATCTCGACGAATTCCTCGCGGTCGGGAGCGTCCTGTGGGGACTTGCTCATGCGCCACGTCGTCGGATCGACGGGCTTGTCCGTGCCCTCGAGCTCGCCGCCCTCGTGCGAGACGTGCCATAGGTTGCGGTCACGCGAGTGAATCTTGGTGCGGCTCGCCTCGACCGGGATGCCATGCGCCTCCGCATAGTCCAGGCAATCCTCGCGCGACTTCAGCGTCCACTCACGCCACGGAGCGATTACCTTCAGGTGGGGAGCAAGCGCCTGAAACGCATGCTCGAAGCGGACCTGGTCGTTGCCCTTGCCGGTGCAGCCGTGTGCGAGCGCCGTTGCTCCCTCAGCGAGCGCGACCTCGACCTGGTGCTTGGCGATCACCGGCCGAGCGATCGAGGTGCCGAGCAGGTACTTGTGCTCATACACAGCGCCAGCGCGGACAGTGGGGAAGACATATTCGCGAAGGAACTCCTCGCGCAGGTCCTTGACGATCGCCTTCTTCGCGCCAGTGGCATAGGCCTTGGCGACGACGGCGTCGATGTCCTCGCCCTGTCCAACATCTGCGATGAAGGCGATGACGTCGTAGCCATAGTTCTCGTTGAGCCATGGAATGATGATCGAGGTATCGAGTCCACCGGAGTATGCAAGTACAACTTTCTCTGCCATAATCAATCCTTTTCTTTGTTAGAAGCCAAAATCGTTAAGGTAGCTCAGGCGAGTGACGGACGCTTCTTCGCCTGGGTCCCGCGCTTGCTGTTAGAGATTCGCTTTGCGCCGCCGAGCAGCATCAACAGCAGAGCCTTCTGTGCATGCAAACGGTTCTCCGCTTGATCGAAGACCACCGACTGCGCGCCATCAAGAACAGCATCGGTGACTTCGGCGTTGCGGTGAGCCGGAAGGCAGTGCATGAAGACCGCATCAGGCTGAGCGTGCGCCATCAACGCCTCGTTGACCTGATACGGCTTAAATATCGGAGCGCGTTTGGTTGCCTCGTGCTCGAAGCCCATGCTGGTGCAGACGTCCGTATAGACAGCGTCCGCGCCAGTCACGGCCTTGATCGGATCGTGCAGAAGGGTGATGCTGCCGCCCGTCTGCTCAGCGATCTCGATCGCCTTGTGGATGATCTCGAGTTTGGGCGCGAAGCCCTTCGGCGAAGCCACGGTGCAGTGAGCGCCAAGCTGCGCTGCCGTCAGCATCAATGAGTGGCAGACATTGTTGCCGTCGCCCACATAGGCGAAACGCAGCCCTTCAGCCGAGCCGAAGCGTTCCTCTAGGGTGAAGAAGTCGGCGATTGCCTGACAGGGATGCTCGAAGTCCGACAGGGCATTGATCACGGGAACCTGCGAGCATGCCGCCATCTCCGTGATGGTCTCGTGAGAGTACGTGCGCAGTACGATGACGCTCATCCATCGCTCAAGGTTGCGCGCCATGTCCGACAGCGACTCGCGCTCTCCGAGAGGAGACTGCGTCTGGTCAACGAAGATAGCGTTGCCGCCGAGGGTGTTGATCGCCGCCTCAAACGTCAGACGAGTCCGAAGCGAGGCCTTCTCAAAGAACATCACCATCTGCTTGGCGTCCAGCGCGTGTCTGAAGTCTTCTGGATGGGTCTTGACGGCGTGCGCCAGCTCCATGATGGCCGCCATCTCCTGCACAGTCAGGTCGGCAATCGAGCAGAAGTCCCGGCCGTTCAGGCGCTTCGCCGCTTCGTTGAAGGCGGTGTCTGATTGAATCCCCAGAGTCGCGGTAGCCTTTCGAGGCGTCTCTTCGCCGGCGCTCTCGCCAAGCTTTGCGGTCATCACTACTGTCTTGCTACCCATGTGAGTTTTCTCCTGCTGGCGATGCGCTAGCATACGCCGTGCGAACTTTTAGAAGCTCATCGAGCGCTCGGACAGCGATCTCGACGTGCTTATGTTCAACAATGTAAGGAGGCAGAAAACGCAGAACCGTCTCGCTGGTTCTGTTGACAATGATCTTGTTCTCCATCATCTGCGCAGCGATTTTCTGCGCCAGTTCCGCCGACGATAGTTCGACGCCGATCATAAGACCCATTCCGCGTACACCCACGATGCACTCATGTCGCGAAGCCAGCTTATGAAGCTCCGCCATGAAGAAGTCGCCAACCTCGCGAATGTGCGTGAGCATATCCTCGCGCTGCATCGTGTCGAGCACAGCCGTGGCGACTGCGCAGGCAAGCGGCCCTCCACCAAAGGTAGTCCCGTGGATGCCCGGTGTAAATGCAAGTGCTGCCTCATCCGTGCACATCATCGCCCCCATGGGAATTCCGCCTGCGATGGGCTTTGCAAGGGTTGTGACGTCCGGCTGCAGGCCGTAGTGTTGGTATGCGAACCACTTTCCTGTGCGTCCGAGGCCGCTTTGAATCTCATCGGCCAGGAGAAGCGCTCCGGTGGAGTTGCAGAGCTCACGGGCTGCCGCAAAAAACTCCTGCGAGACGGGATGGATGCCGCCCTCTCCCTGGACCGGCTCGATGCAGATCGCGCATACGTCCCTGGAAAACTTCTTCCTGAGATCGTCGACGTCGTTGAAGCGGACGAACTCAACATCGGGCATCACTGGAGCAAACGGCACTCGGTACTTCTCCTTGTGTGTCGTCGCCACCGAGCCCATCGTGCGGCCATGAAAGCTGTGCTCCAGCGCAAGGAACTTCGTTCCGATGCGTTTGCCATTGTTACGGAGGCGTGTTGCGTGCGCGCGCGCCAGCTTCAGTGCGGCCTCCCATGCCTCAGTTCCGCTGTTGCAGAAGAAGACGCGGTCGAGACCGCTGATCTCGGTCAGCCGCAGAGCAAGATCAGCAGTGCCCTCGTGATAGAAGAGGTTCGAGGTATGCAGCAGCCGCTTGCTCTGATCGAGAATTGCCTTCTCGATCGCTGGATGACTGTATCCGAGCGCCGAAACGCCGATGCCGCTCAACAGGTCAAGGTACTCCTGTCCATTTTCATCCTGAAGGTACACTCCCTTACCACTCACGAAGAGGTAGGGGTTACGTTCGTAGGTGTGAAGAAGCAGCTTCTTCTCCGCTGCCTGAATCGATGCAAGCTTCATGCGACCATGACCTCCGTTCCATCGTTGACGCGCGTCGAGCAGAGGTCTGGCAGTTGCGGCGCAGATCCTGCAGGAAGAATGCGAACTCGTTTGACTCCGCACATTAGCGCGTCGCGGCATGCCTTCAGCTTCGGCAGCATCCCACCGGAGATGACCTGCTCCTTCTCGAGAGCCGGGATCTGCGCGAGAGTCAGCCACCGCATGACGCTTCCGTCAGCGCCTTTGACTCCAGGAACATCCGTCAGGAAGACCAGTGTATCGGCCTTGGTGCTGACAGCACATGCCGCGGCCATCTCGTCGGCGTTGATGTTGTAGTACTCTCCGTCGAAACCCAGCGCGATCGAAGAGATGACGGGCACGGCATTCATCTTCCAGATTGCCTCCAGCCACCGCGGATCAGCCGCCGCGATCTCGCCGACAAAGCCGAGATCGGGGGTCGTCTTCTTCTTCCTTGCGCGGAAAACGTGGCCATCTCCGCCGGAGAGTCCGACGGCAGCCTGCCCGTGCGAGCCAATTGCTGCGACCAGCGATTTATTAACGCGGCCCGCGAGGACCATCAGGGCCGCGTCGCGGGTCTCCGCGTCCGTGATTCGCAACCCCGAGACAAACTCGCTCTTCTTTCCGAGTTGCGCGAGCGTGCGCGTCAACTGAACTCCACCGCCGTGCACGACAGCCACCTGGTTGCCATCGGCCACAAGATCGGCGATTGCCTTTCCGCACGCGTGAAGCAGAGCAGCATCCTCAATGGCTGCACCGCCTAGCTTGACAACAAATATCACAGCAAGCCCTCCTGCTCTCTCCATCCGCACATAAGGTTCAGGTTCTGCACTGCCTGGCCGGCAGCGCCCTTCAATAAGTTGTCCAGGCAGGAGACGACGACCAATCGTCTGCCATCGCTGGAGAGTTCAAAGCCGACGTCGCAGAAGTTTGTACGTACGACATATTGAATCTGCGGCAGCCGTGGCGACGAATGGAGCCTGACGAGAGGGCTGTGCTGATAAAAGGTACGGAACACGGTGTTGATCTCAGCCGCCTCGGTCTTCTGCTTGAGACGCACGTAGATCGTGGAAAGTATCCCGCGCGGTATGGGCAGAAGGTGCGGCGTGAACTGGATCTGTTCAGAACTCAAATGAAGCTGTTCGAGCAACTCTCCCGTGTGACGATGACCGAAGACTGCATATGCGGAGAGATTGTCTGCGGCATACATGAAATGTGTCTTCGAGGTTGGAGCCTTACCGGCCCCACTCACGCCAGACTTCGAATCGCAGACGATGCCGCATTCCAAATCAATCAGTCCGGCCTGCACCAGCGGGGCCAACCCGAGGATGATCGAGGTGGAATAGCAACCCGGGTTCGCCACCAGGCGAGCGGTCTTAATCGCATCACGATGCAGTTCAGGGCAGCCGTAAACGGCCTCGGCCTGCAGCTTTTCGGCCACAATCGGATCTTTGTCGTGCAGCTTGTATACGGCGCGGTTGGATGACTCGTGCAGCCGCCATGCTCCACTCAGGTCGATGACCTTCAGACCGCGCGCAAGAGCCTCCGGCGCCCATTCACGCGACTGCTCGTGCGGCGTCGCCATAAACAGAACTTCAATCCCAGCATCGGCGACGTGGTCCCAGTTGAACGGATGAACCTTGCAGAACGCATCTTGCCCCCCCGCTGCCAGCGACGGATGGATGTCTTCGAGATAGGTCAACGTTGCTGATTCGCCTTCGCGGCCGAAGAAGGTCGGAGCCGTTTCTGTGAGACCCGGATGGCGCAGAAGAAGGCGCGCCAGTTCGCCACCGGAATAGCCGCTGACGCCTGCAACTGCAACTCGAGGAGGCCGTGACACTTGAGCATCCGGCGGATGGCCCTTGCGAGATTCCTTTGCTTCGATTGTGTCTGTATTAGCCAATGTACCCTTCAATCCGCTCCTTCAGTAGGTTCGCCTTATCTGGATCCGGGCAGATCACGAGCACGGTGTCGTCCCCGGCAATTGTGCCGACCACCTCGGGCCAGTCCTCGTAGTCAATCCCCGCGGCAATCGGCTGCGCGCCGCCAGTCGTCGTAATCACGACAAGAAGATTCATCGACTGGCGCACTTCAAGGCCAAAGTTCTTGAGAACGTCGCGAATCTCCGGCATTGCATCATCCGAATCCCCCTCTTCGCTCGGGAGTGAATACCCATTCGGTCCCTTCGACAATCTCAATTCATGTATATCCCTGGACAAGGTTGCTTGTGTAACATGGAACCCACGACCCGCAAGCTTTCGGCGCAACTCATCCTGACTGGCGATTGCTGTTTTGACCAGCAGTTCTCTGATGACGTTATGGCGTTGTTGTTTCATGAGTGTGTTTTATCCAGTAAATCGTTAAACGTCCAATAGAGACGCTGACATCGGAAGAGTCAAAGTCTATGTATAAATATACATGAGATATGTATAATTATGCATAGCGCGTTCGTCAATCCTTACGGTCGCCATCACAAGGAAGGTGTATCTGGCAGGTACTCCCGGCTGCTGGACGTATAGTTAAACATGGAACGGTCTCCTAACGTTTTTCCGCCCATCGGCGCAGCTACGCGTGTCTCGTCAAAGGCTCCATCTTCTTTGATTGATGAACGCTTTGACCACGACTCCTGCGGTGTGGGATTTGTGGCCTCGATTGAGGCGGTGCCGACACACAAGATTCTAGAGCAGGCACTGACTGCCCTGGGGCGGCTCGCCCACCGTGGTGCGACTGCGGCCGACGGAAAGAGCAGCGATGGCGTTGGTGTGCTTACGGCGGTTCCGCGGGCTCTATTGGCAAAGGAAGCGAACCTCGCAATCGATGAGAAGCAGCTGCTGGGTGTGGGCATGCTCTTCATCCCGAAGGAAGAGACGCGTGCGGAGGCTTTGCTGGAGCGCTGTCTGATCTCTCAGGATTTAAAGGTGCTCTCCTGGCGCGATGTTCCTGTACGCACCGAGTATCTCGGTGAGATGGCACATGCGACGATGCCGAATATCCGTCAGGTTCTGGTGGTCGACGCGGAGAGTGCGGAGCCCGGCACGATGGAACGCCGGCTCTACCTGGCGCGCAAGCAGTTTGAGCGGTCGCACGAGCGTGGAGATGTGACTGGCTACGTCTGCTCGATGTCGACACAGACCCTCGTTTACAAGGCAATGTGCACCGGCGAGTTTCTCGCCAACTTTTATCCCGACCTCGCGTCGGCAGGGTTCGTAACGCCCTTCGCGGTGTTTCATCAGCGCTACGCGACCAACACTCTGCCAACCTGGCATCGCGCGCAGCCCGGCAGAACGCTTGGGCACAATGGCGAGATCAATACAGTCTGGGGCAACCGCGCCCGCATGGAGGCGCGTGACTCCACGCTGCCGGTCGAGTGCAAGCCCGTGCTGACGCACGGAGGCACGGACTCCACCAGCCTCGATGAGGCGATCGAGCTGCTGTCGCAGAACGGAAGGACGCTCGCCGAAGCGATTCGGATGCTGCTGCCTCCTGCTTCATCGGGGCCGCACGCATCTCCCTTCCTGCGCTACCACTCCGATTGCGCCGAACCGTGGGATGGCCCTGCGGCGATTGCCTTCAGCAACGGCAAGCTCATCGGCGCCGTGCTCGACCGCAATGGCCTGCGTCCTTGCCGCTTTGCGGTGACGAGGGGCGGACTGGTCGTAGCTGGATCGGAGGCTGGACTCGTCGATCTCGACCCCGAAGAGGTGACGCACAGCGGCCGGCTCGGGCCAGGCCAGATGCTCGTGGTCGATCTGGAGCAACACAAGATCTACGAGGACGAGGCGCTTCACGAGCTCTTCGATGCAGGCGCGACCTACGCCAAGCTGGTTGAGGACACACCGCTCACTCCTGCTCCTGTGGAAGCCGCGAGCGATGCCGTTGCCCTGGCGGCTCTGCAGCGTGGTTTCGGATACACACGCGAAGACGTGAAGATGATCCTGCAGCCCATGGCAACTGAAGGCAAGGACGCTGTCTGGTCGATGGGCGACGATACCCCACTGGCCTTTCTGGCTCGTTCGCCGCGGCCGGTCTATGCCTACTTCAGACAGCGATTCGCTCAGGTGACCAATCCGCCAATCGACTCCCTGCGCGAATCCTGCGTGGTGTCGTTGCACACGCGCCTCG
The Edaphobacter bradus genome window above contains:
- a CDS encoding GNAT family N-acetyltransferase, producing the protein MPVSESTSSSRPRVGGATVRKARLPDAVNIFELVNSLSSDGTLLRRSYAEICENVRDFTIAESESGVFLGCGALHLYGPHLAEVRSIVVKPEAKGQGAGGRVLRALIEEAEEQGVTCVCLFTRIPDFFFHFGFRVVDRTTLPDKIYKDCQTCPRLYACDEVAMARGPVPKIAVLGPSKFPRPELVKLQAGSIAAAPVPPADEHRK
- the argH gene encoding argininosuccinate lyase — encoded protein: MWSGRFREPLDPRFEAWQRSFPFDVRLLPQEVAASKAHARMIAAAGILSDAELAAMLDGLDRVIPSATEAARSTAGEALSTDAAIVALNPQAEDIHHFVELTLTKLIGDLALKLHTGRSRNEQIATDMRLFVRDAIDETLGGLIEWRKALIEQARVADNSVMPSYTHLQRAEPVLVAHWLLAYVSMLERDFSRLLDCRKRMNLCPLGSGAIAGATLALDRNIAAEALSFEAPTPNSMDATSDRDFAIEFTQALATLGLHISRFAEELTLHSTAEFGFLDLPERFSTGSSAMPQKKNPDLTELIRGKSGRLQGTAITLATILKGLPLAYNKDLQEGQEPVFDAADTISGILAVLPDFTQALRFRLDAMNAAAQKGYLNAMAAATYLTHKGVPFRKAHEKIGQAVRLGLESGRELNELTLDELRGFGDEFEADFFDAVTLEATLDCHDVIGGTARSRVKSAIEDASRRVVSDAAVLASKKSAKLPVERTVSV
- a CDS encoding argininosuccinate synthase, which produces MAEKVVLAYSGGLDTSIIIPWLNENYGYDVIAFIADVGQGEDIDAVVAKAYATGAKKAIVKDLREEFLREYVFPTVRAGAVYEHKYLLGTSIARPVIAKHQVEVALAEGATALAHGCTGKGNDQVRFEHAFQALAPHLKVIAPWREWTLKSREDCLDYAEAHGIPVEASRTKIHSRDRNLWHVSHEGGELEGTDKPVDPTTWRMSKSPQDAPDREEFVEIGFEAGVPVSVDGQKLPPVQLVELLNEIGGRNAIGRIDIVENRFVGMKSRGAYETPGGTLILEALRQLEALTLDRETEHFKESLALKYAELVYFGLWFTPLRDALDAFFAKTEENVTGSVKLALYKGNISVVSRTSDVSLYSADLSSFTMGASYDQKDAEGFIKILGLPARVRAQVLGQKAKHKELAK
- the argF gene encoding ornithine carbamoyltransferase, translated to MGSKTVVMTAKLGESAGEETPRKATATLGIQSDTAFNEAAKRLNGRDFCSIADLTVQEMAAIMELAHAVKTHPEDFRHALDAKQMVMFFEKASLRTRLTFEAAINTLGGNAIFVDQTQSPLGERESLSDMARNLERWMSVIVLRTYSHETITEMAACSQVPVINALSDFEHPCQAIADFFTLEERFGSAEGLRFAYVGDGNNVCHSLMLTAAQLGAHCTVASPKGFAPKLEIIHKAIEIAEQTGGSITLLHDPIKAVTGADAVYTDVCTSMGFEHEATKRAPIFKPYQVNEALMAHAQPDAVFMHCLPAHRNAEVTDAVLDGAQSVVFDQAENRLHAQKALLLMLLGGAKRISNSKRGTQAKKRPSLA
- a CDS encoding aspartate aminotransferase family protein, which gives rise to MKLASIQAAEKKLLLHTYERNPYLFVSGKGVYLQDENGQEYLDLLSGIGVSALGYSHPAIEKAILDQSKRLLHTSNLFYHEGTADLALRLTEISGLDRVFFCNSGTEAWEAALKLARAHATRLRNNGKRIGTKFLALEHSFHGRTMGSVATTHKEKYRVPFAPVMPDVEFVRFNDVDDLRKKFSRDVCAICIEPVQGEGGIHPVSQEFFAAARELCNSTGALLLADEIQSGLGRTGKWFAYQHYGLQPDVTTLAKPIAGGIPMGAMMCTDEAALAFTPGIHGTTFGGGPLACAVATAVLDTMQREDMLTHIREVGDFFMAELHKLASRHECIVGVRGMGLMIGVELSSAELAQKIAAQMMENKIIVNRTSETVLRFLPPYIVEHKHVEIAVRALDELLKVRTAYASASPAGENSHG
- the argB gene encoding acetylglutamate kinase, with the translated sequence MIFVVKLGGAAIEDAALLHACGKAIADLVADGNQVAVVHGGGVQLTRTLAQLGKKSEFVSGLRITDAETRDAALMVLAGRVNKSLVAAIGSHGQAAVGLSGGDGHVFRARKKKTTPDLGFVGEIAAADPRWLEAIWKMNAVPVISSIALGFDGEYYNINADEMAAACAVSTKADTLVFLTDVPGVKGADGSVMRWLTLAQIPALEKEQVISGGMLPKLKACRDALMCGVKRVRILPAGSAPQLPDLCSTRVNDGTEVMVA
- the argC gene encoding N-acetyl-gamma-glutamyl-phosphate reductase, with amino-acid sequence MSRPPRVAVAGVSGYSGGELARLLLRHPGLTETAPTFFGREGESATLTYLEDIHPSLAAGGQDAFCKVHPFNWDHVADAGIEVLFMATPHEQSREWAPEALARGLKVIDLSGAWRLHESSNRAVYKLHDKDPIVAEKLQAEAVYGCPELHRDAIKTARLVANPGCYSTSIILGLAPLVQAGLIDLECGIVCDSKSGVSGAGKAPTSKTHFMYAADNLSAYAVFGHRHTGELLEQLHLSSEQIQFTPHLLPIPRGILSTIYVRLKQKTEAAEINTVFRTFYQHSPLVRLHSSPRLPQIQYVVRTNFCDVGFELSSDGRRLVVVSCLDNLLKGAAGQAVQNLNLMCGWREQEGLL
- a CDS encoding arginine repressor; protein product: MKQQRHNVIRELLVKTAIASQDELRRKLAGRGFHVTQATLSRDIHELRLSKGPNGYSLPSEEGDSDDAMPEIRDVLKNFGLEVRQSMNLLVVITTTGGAQPIAAGIDYEDWPEVVGTIAGDDTVLVICPDPDKANLLKERIEGYIG